From candidate division KSB1 bacterium:
ATCTATTTGACCAAGGGCAAATGCGGCGCCTGCCAGAAAGCCTGCATCAAAGGCGCTATCGACTACACCCAGAAAGATCAGATGCTGGAGATCGAGGTCGGCGCCATCATTCTGGCAACGGGGTTGGACGTGTTCGATCCCACGCCATTGACCCATTACGGCTATCGCAAATTCAAGAACGTGATCACGGGGCTGGAATACGAGCGGCTGATTAATGCCACTGGCCCGACGGGCGGACATCTGTACCGCCGCTCAGATGGGCAATTAGCGCACAAAGTGGCGTACGTCCAGTGCGTGGGCTCACGGGATTTCAATTATTGCAATTACTGCTCCAGCGTTTGCTGCATGTACGCTATTAAAGACGCCATGCTGGGACGAGAGCACGATCCCGATTCCGATTCCTATATTTTCCACACCGATTTTCGCAACGTGGGCAAGTGGTTTCAGAAATACGAGATTCGGGGCAAAGAGGAATACGGCATCAATTACATCCGAGGCCGAGTGGCGGAAATAACCGAGGACGCCAATCAGAATCCCATTGTGTGGTATGAGGACACTGAAACCCGTGAGGTGAAAAATTTGACCGTTGATCTGGTGGTTCTCTCCACAGCCGCCATGCCTGCCAAAGGCTCGGATCAATTGGCGAAAAAATTGGGCGTGAAATTGAACGAGCATGGTTTTGTTCAGACAGGTCTTCCCTTCCCGAACGATACCAATGTGCCTGGGATTTTTGCCTGTGGGTTCTGCCTTGGTCCAGCGGATATTCCCGAATCGGTGGCGCAGGCGAGTGCCGCAGCGAATCGGGCTGCGGAGGTAGTATTTTTGGAGCAGGTGGGGAGGAGGGCGTGAAGTAGATTTTTGAAGTACCATTGAGGAGCAACAAAAATGGCAAAACAATACGCCTGACGGTGAATCGTCAGGCTCAAACATGAAAGAATGCTAAAGCATTCTTCAGAGCGCTTGCATTTCTTAGCTGATATTCGGTCATCAAAAATTTTATATTTCAGTTTTTTCAAATAAGCAAAGAGGTTTTTCAATGAATAACTACACAGCGATAATTGTCAAAAGCGGCAAATGGTACGCAGGTTTTGTGAAAGAGGTACCAGGAGCCCATTCACAAGGAAAGACAATCGAAGAAGTAAAAGAGAATTTGAAAGAAGCAGTCAAATTGGTCATAGAATCGAATGGTCAATATAACATTCATCTTTATTGATATTCGATTAAAAAAATAAATGTGAAGACTAATAACGGAAGACTATTCCATGAAAATTTTAAATTATCGAATTTTACTTAGAAAAGAACCTGAAGGCGGCTACACTGTCTTGGTTCCAACTTTACCAGGTTGTGTTACTTATGGGAGTACCATCGAGGAAGCGATAAAGATGGCAAAGGAAGCGATTGAGCTATATCTTGAAAGCTTGAGAGCTCATGGCGAAGATATTCCTACTGAAGAAGAAACTCTGGAATATACCTTAGCGGTGGAATCGTATGCCTAAATTGCCATCATTCACTTCCAAAGACATTATCCGAATACTTGAAAAGGAAGGTTTCGTGCTGGATCGGATTAAAGGTAGTCATCATATTTATTATCATCCTGAGACGAAAAGAAGAGCGGTGATTCCCTTTCATAAAAAAGATTTGCCCAAAGGAACATTGCTCGAAATTTTAAGACAAGCGGGAATAAGTAAAGAAGACATTAAAGATTTATTATGAGCTGAAATTAAGGAGTCCCCGTGCCAGAAATTCGTATCGGAGTATTCGTCTGTAACTGCGGCAGCAACATCGCTGGATTTTTAAAGTGCAGCGAGATCGCTGAGTACGCCAAAACGCTGCCCAACGTGGTGTTTACCAGGGAAAATCTGTTCTCCTGCTCTGAGGCGGGAGTGAAGGACATCAAAAATGCCATTATCGAAAACAGGCTGAATCGAGTGGTGGTGGCTGCCTGCACGCCCCGAACCCATGAGCCGACGTTTCGGGCGGCATGTGAAGAAGCGGGGATGAACCCGTTCCAGTTCGAGTTTGTGAACATTCGGGAGCAATGCTCCTGGGCGCATAAGAACGAGCCTGAGCTGGCCACTCAGAAGGCAAAGGATCTGATCCGCATGGGCGTGGCTCGAGCCGCTTTGTTGGAACCGCAGCAGTCGATCGTCGCCAGCGTGGAGCCAACGGCATTGGTGATCGGCGGCGGCATCGCAGGCATGACGGCAGCGCAATCGCTGGCGCTGCGAGGCTTTGAAGTGACGCTGGTGGAGCGAGAGGCGAATTTGGGAGGATTGGTCAATCGGCTGAACCAGATTCTGCCTGGCGATATCCCCGCCGAAAAACTGATCAGCGAAAAGATCGAAGCCATCACCTGCGATCCTCGGGTCGAGGTGATTACCAATGGAAAGCTGTTAGATGTGAGGGGCTATGTGGGAAATTATCTGGTCACGATTCAAACCCAGCAGCAGGAGACGGTGAAAAAGAAATTTGGGGTGATCATCGTGGCCACGGGGGCGAATGTGCTCACGCCGCAGGGAATGTACAATTATAACGGCGAGTACATCATCACCCAGCTTGAATTGGAGGGGCGATTGCGAGATAAAAAATTTTCGGCGCAAAATGTGGTGATGATTCAGTGCGTTGGCTCTCGCAATCGGGAGCGGGTCTATTGTTCCCGCATCTGTTGCATGACGGCGATCAAAAATGGCATCATTATCAAGCAGCGCAATCCCAAAGCCAGGGTTCATATTTTGTATCGGGATCTGATGTGCTACGGTGTGGAGAACGAGGAATATCTGCGCCGAGCCAAGCAATTGGGGGTGCGGTTCATTAAATTTGCCGATGAAAAACCGCCAGTGGTCGATGGTCATCAAGTGCGGGTGTTCAATGACATTTTGGGCAGGGAGATGACGCTGGATTTCGATCTGTTGGCGCTGGCGACGCCGCTCATTCCCAACGAGGGCGTCGAGGAATTATCCAAGATGTTGAAGGTGCCATTGGATGAAAATAAGTTCTTTCTGGAAGCGCACATTAAATTGCGGCCGCTGGATTTTGCCACCGATGGGATTTACGTCTGTGGCACGGCCCACTGGCCCGCCTCGACCAGCGAATCGATTCATCAGGCGTTGGGGGCGGCTGCACGGGCGTCAATTCATCTGACCCGACGGGAAGTGGCAGTTGAGCCGATCGTCTCAATGTTGATCGATGAGGATCTGTGTCGGGGCTGTGGTTTGTGCGCCTCGGTTTGTCCCTATGGGGCGATCGAGATGGTGCAAACGGCGAAGGGGATCAAAGCGCACATGATTGCCGTGGCGTGCAAAGGCTGCGGTACCTGCGGAGCGACCTGTTACAAGCATGCCATCAAGATGAATCATTTTTCGGATGAGCAGTTGCTGGCGCAGATTCAGGTGGCGTTTGAAGAGTAGATATTTTTAATTTTGTGATTGGAAAAATTATTTTTCTCCAACGGATTGAAACAACCCAACGGATTTTTTTTAGGGTTTTCATCCGTTGGGTTGTTTCTATCAGTAGGAAATAAATTTATAATTCATGAGTTCACTCTAAAAAGGTGTAATCATGTCATTCTGAGCGAAGCGAAGAATCTCTAAACTCGTTGAAAAATAGAGATTCCTCACTCCGCTTTGCTCCGTTCGGAATGACAAAAATAGCCTTTTTGGAGTATACTCATGCATTCGAATTCAACTTTAGTGTTTCATAAAAATTTGTAAATAAGGAAAATCTAATGTCCGAAAATTTCCATCCCAACATTCTCGCTTTCTGCTGCAATTGGTGAGCATACGGGGCAGCGGACCTCGCCGGGGTTGCGAGGCTTCAGTATAGTCCCGACATCCGCATTATTCGGGTGATGTGTTCGGGACGAGTCGATCCTGTGATGATCATCGAGGGATTTCTTCACGGGGCCGATGGCGTTTTTGTCGGCGCTTGTTTGCTCGGGGAATGCCATTATTCCACGGGGAATTTCAATGCGCAGGGGAAAGTATTGCTCAGCCAGAAAGTGTTGAAGCATGCGGGCATCACTCCTGAGCGACTGGTGTTGCGATTTATGTCCAGCGCCGAAGGGGGCAAGTTTGTCTCGTTCGTGACCGAATTTCAGAATCGCATCCGCAGCCTGGGGAAATTGGGGGCGAGTGAAAATATTCCCAGCGACGAATTAAAACTGAAACTCACAGCCGCTCGCCATGCGGTAGCGGGCAAAAAGCTCCGCTGGGTGGCGGGCAAACGGGTGGAGTTCATCGAAAAGGGCAATCTTTACGGCGAACGATTCACCGAGCATGAGATCCATCGTCTCTTCGAAGAAGTGGTGATGGACGAATTGGCCATTCAGGAGATCAAGCTGCGGGCGAAAGACAAGCCCGTGAGTGTGAGACATCTGGCGCAGCAATTGAATCTGCCACCTAAACGGGTGTTGCGACAGTTGGTGGATATGCGGCGGATGGGGCTGGTAAAAATTGCCGGGATCGAGGATCGGGCGCCATTGTGGGTGGTATGTTAAATAAAAAAACAAAAAATTAGATATTATTATCTTGAGTACTTTTGATTCTTGTAGCTATTTTGCTGTTTTAAATTGAAGCGAGGATCTTTAATGCAAGATAGGTTGATTATATCAGATCCGAAGGTGATGATGGGCAAACCAGTCATCGCTGGTACTCGCATCACGGTTGAACTCATCCTGGAGAAATTGGCAGCGGGGGAAACGATTGAGCAGATCCTAAATGCTCACCCAAGATTGACCGTGGATGCGATTCGTGCTGCTTTGAAATTTGCGGCTGAAGCACTGCGGTCCGATGTTGTATATCCGGTAGTTGAGAGCGCAGCATGAATTTCGTAGCCGATGAGAGCGTCGATCAACCAATCGTTGATCGTTTGAGACGTGATGGGCATCAAGTCTGGTCGGTCGCTGAAATGAATCCAGGCATTTCCGATGATGTAGTGCTTGACCTGGCAAACCGAGAAGGCGCACTCCTATTGACCGCAGATAAGGACTTTGGCGAGCTGGTGTTTCGACAGAGGCTGATCACATCTGGTGTCATTCTAATTCGACTGGCGGGACTTTCTGAGATAAAAAAAACAGAGACACTAGCATTCGCTATCAATAAACATGGTGATGAGTTGCAGCAACTCTTCACAGTCATTAGTCCAGGAATTATTCGTTTCCGTCAGATCAAGAAGTGAGTCATAGCAAGAATGGCTGGTAGGGTGATCTATGATTTAGCTGCGGGACAAAAGTAAAATAACAAAGTGAGCTTAAACATGAATAAAAACCTTTTAACTCTCATATTGACTACGGCAATTGTTTTATCATCTCGCTGCTTCTGGTCCAGCCGCTTCAAAGAGATGAAAACCGTCCGAGCCATGCCCATCGCGGCGGTCGATCTGACCAGCGTTCAGGATGGGGCGTTTAAGGGTGATTTCAGCTACGGTGGCTTTACTTATGAAGTTGCTGTGGCGGTGAGAGACCATCGGATCGAAACCATCGATATTCTGAAAAATCGGGATACCAGACATGCCAGGCGAGCTGAGGGAGTGGTTCCGAAGGTCATTTCAGCCCAGACGGTCAATGTGGATGTCGTGACTGGGGCAACCACGACCAGCAAGGCATTGTTGAAGGCGATTGAAAATGCGTTAAAAAAAGGGACGGCGAAGTAGGTGATCATCAGTAATTAAACTTGTTTTTCAGGCCAGCTACTGAACTAATTTTATTATAGAACCCGATAAACTGAAGGAGGAAAAAATATGTGAATGATTTGAGCGATGTGAAAAAAGAAGATGGGATTAAGCGTAATAATTTTGAATTGACAAGTTGTGTTTATGATTGAGAGAAACTAAAAAAATTATCTTGAATTTTAATTTTTATGGAGAGAGAAATATGGCCAAAATCGATTTCAAATTAGAAAATTTGGAAAAAATGTTTCCACCTCATTTTACTCAAGAACAAATTGCCAAAGGACAGACCGCGTTCTTAAAAGAATTAGCATTTTATACGCATAAATTCTATGGCGGCAAAATCATGACCATACCTAAGGCGGGTTTATATAGTTTCAATTGGTTCAATGTTTGGTATACGCCTGGCGTATCGAAGATTTCAACGACGATTCGAGATAATAATGATTGTTCATTCGAACTATCCAATCGGGGCAATTATGTGGCTATTGTCACGGATTCCACTCGTGTTTTGGGCGATGGTAATTGTACGCCTCCAGGGGGATTGGGTGTGATGGAAGGCAAAGCGATGCTGATGAAATACCTGGGTGGCATTGACGCAACCGCCATCTGCATCGATAGCCGCAATGAGAAAGGCGAACACGTTCCTGAAAAAATCATCGATCTGGTAAAAATGATCCAGCCAAGCTTTGGGGCGGTGAATCTGGAAGACATTCAACAGCCGAACTGCTATAAGATTCTGGACACACTGCGGGAAGAGTGCGAAATTCCGGTGTGGCATGACGATGCCCAGGGCACTGGCTGCGTGACGGTTGCTGGGATGATCAATGCGTTAAAGGTGGTCAATAAGAAGCTGAGCGATGTCAAAATCGTGTTCTGGGGCGCTGGTGCTTCGAACACAACGATTGCCCGATTGCTGATTCTTGACGGAGCCGACCCGGCCAAAATGATTGTATTCGATAGCAAGGGAGCTCTCCACAAGAATCGCGAGGATATTAAGCGAGATCCCCGATTCTATCGCAAGTGGGAGTTGTGTGAGCAGACAAATCCTAAGGGCGTCACCGATATTATCGAAGCCTGCAA
This genomic window contains:
- a CDS encoding FMN-binding protein, whose amino-acid sequence is MNKNLLTLILTTAIVLSSRCFWSSRFKEMKTVRAMPIAAVDLTSVQDGAFKGDFSYGGFTYEVAVAVRDHRIETIDILKNRDTRHARRAEGVVPKVISAQTVNVDVVTGATTTSKALLKAIENALKKGTAK
- a CDS encoding DUF433 domain-containing protein, producing MQDRLIISDPKVMMGKPVIAGTRITVELILEKLAAGETIEQILNAHPRLTVDAIRAALKFAAEALRSDVVYPVVESAA
- a CDS encoding type II toxin-antitoxin system HicB family antitoxin; the encoded protein is MKILNYRILLRKEPEGGYTVLVPTLPGCVTYGSTIEEAIKMAKEAIELYLESLRAHGEDIPTEEETLEYTLAVESYA
- a CDS encoding DUF5615 family PIN-like protein, whose amino-acid sequence is MNFVADESVDQPIVDRLRRDGHQVWSVAEMNPGISDDVVLDLANREGALLLTADKDFGELVFRQRLITSGVILIRLAGLSEIKKTETLAFAINKHGDELQQLFTVISPGIIRFRQIKK
- a CDS encoding NADP-dependent malic enzyme, which produces MAKIDFKLENLEKMFPPHFTQEQIAKGQTAFLKELAFYTHKFYGGKIMTIPKAGLYSFNWFNVWYTPGVSKISTTIRDNNDCSFELSNRGNYVAIVTDSTRVLGDGNCTPPGGLGVMEGKAMLMKYLGGIDATAICIDSRNEKGEHVPEKIIDLVKMIQPSFGAVNLEDIQQPNCYKILDTLREECEIPVWHDDAQGTGCVTVAGMINALKVVNKKLSDVKIVFWGAGASNTTIARLLILDGADPAKMIVFDSKGALHKNREDIKRDPRFYRKWELCEQTNPKGVTDIIEACKGADALIALSTPGPDVIKPAWIQAMGSKPIVMACANPVPEIYPYAAKQAGAYIVATGRGDFPNQVNNSLGFPGILKGALIVRAKKVTDEMAIAAAHALAEFAEKRGINPDNIMPKMDEHEVFPYEAKAVGMKAVEQGVARKILTGDEIYQTAKRDIEKARQIYQTLMDKEFIPRPPEELIRKALEKAIEAVEL
- a CDS encoding type II toxin-antitoxin system HicB family antitoxin — encoded protein: MNNYTAIIVKSGKWYAGFVKEVPGAHSQGKTIEEVKENLKEAVKLVIESNGQYNIHLY
- a CDS encoding type II toxin-antitoxin system HicA family toxin translates to MPKLPSFTSKDIIRILEKEGFVLDRIKGSHHIYYHPETKRRAVIPFHKKDLPKGTLLEILRQAGISKEDIKDLL
- a CDS encoding CoB--CoM heterodisulfide reductase iron-sulfur subunit A family protein; the protein is MPEIRIGVFVCNCGSNIAGFLKCSEIAEYAKTLPNVVFTRENLFSCSEAGVKDIKNAIIENRLNRVVVAACTPRTHEPTFRAACEEAGMNPFQFEFVNIREQCSWAHKNEPELATQKAKDLIRMGVARAALLEPQQSIVASVEPTALVIGGGIAGMTAAQSLALRGFEVTLVEREANLGGLVNRLNQILPGDIPAEKLISEKIEAITCDPRVEVITNGKLLDVRGYVGNYLVTIQTQQQETVKKKFGVIIVATGANVLTPQGMYNYNGEYIITQLELEGRLRDKKFSAQNVVMIQCVGSRNRERVYCSRICCMTAIKNGIIIKQRNPKARVHILYRDLMCYGVENEEYLRRAKQLGVRFIKFADEKPPVVDGHQVRVFNDILGREMTLDFDLLALATPLIPNEGVEELSKMLKVPLDENKFFLEAHIKLRPLDFATDGIYVCGTAHWPASTSESIHQALGAAARASIHLTRREVAVEPIVSMLIDEDLCRGCGLCASVCPYGAIEMVQTAKGIKAHMIAVACKGCGTCGATCYKHAIKMNHFSDEQLLAQIQVAFEE
- a CDS encoding FAD-dependent oxidoreductase, with translation IYLTKGKCGACQKACIKGAIDYTQKDQMLEIEVGAIILATGLDVFDPTPLTHYGYRKFKNVITGLEYERLINATGPTGGHLYRRSDGQLAHKVAYVQCVGSRDFNYCNYCSSVCCMYAIKDAMLGREHDPDSDSYIFHTDFRNVGKWFQKYEIRGKEEYGINYIRGRVAEITEDANQNPIVWYEDTETREVKNLTVDLVVLSTAAMPAKGSDQLAKKLGVKLNEHGFVQTGLPFPNDTNVPGIFACGFCLGPADIPESVAQASAAANRAAEVVFLEQVGRRA